In Thermococcus thioreducens, a genomic segment contains:
- the nadA gene encoding quinolinate synthase NadA: MKMEELVREIERLKEERNAIIMAHNYQLPEIQEIADFLGDSLELARKAVKVDADVIVFAGVDFMAETAKILNPEKTVLLPSKRATCAMANMLKVEHILKAKEQYPDAPVVLYVNTTAETKAYADVTVTSANAVKIVEKLDSDVIIFGPDKNLANYVAKKTGKKVIPVPEYGHCYVHRQFTVRDVERARKLYPNAKLMVHPECEPEVQEKADIIVSTGGMIRRAKEWNEWVVFTEHEMVYRLQKLYPDIKFYPAKEDAVCIGMKAITLNHIYEALRDIKYEVEVPEEIARKARRAIEKMLEMS, translated from the coding sequence ATGAAGATGGAGGAGCTCGTGCGGGAGATTGAACGTCTGAAGGAGGAGCGCAACGCTATAATCATGGCCCACAACTACCAGCTGCCTGAAATCCAGGAGATAGCGGACTTTCTCGGCGACAGCCTTGAACTCGCGAGGAAGGCCGTAAAGGTGGATGCCGACGTCATAGTCTTCGCGGGAGTGGACTTCATGGCAGAAACGGCAAAAATCCTCAACCCCGAAAAGACCGTCCTGCTCCCGAGTAAAAGGGCCACCTGTGCGATGGCCAACATGCTCAAGGTGGAGCACATCCTCAAGGCCAAGGAGCAGTACCCGGACGCGCCGGTGGTTCTCTACGTGAACACCACCGCCGAGACTAAGGCCTACGCCGACGTCACGGTTACCTCAGCCAACGCGGTCAAGATAGTTGAAAAGCTCGATTCCGATGTCATCATCTTCGGGCCGGACAAGAACCTGGCAAACTATGTGGCCAAAAAGACAGGCAAGAAGGTCATTCCCGTGCCGGAGTACGGGCACTGCTACGTCCACAGACAGTTCACCGTTCGAGATGTGGAGCGCGCGAGGAAGCTCTACCCCAACGCCAAGCTGATGGTTCACCCCGAGTGCGAGCCGGAGGTTCAAGAAAAGGCGGACATCATAGTCTCCACCGGCGGGATGATACGAAGGGCTAAAGAGTGGAACGAGTGGGTCGTCTTCACGGAGCATGAGATGGTCTACCGCCTTCAGAAGCTCTATCCAGATATTAAGTTCTACCCGGCTAAGGAAGATGCGGTCTGCATCGGCATGAAAGCCATAACGCTCAACCACATATACGAGGCACTCAGGGACATAAAGTACGAGGTTGAAGTGCCGGAGGAGATAGCCCGAAAGGCCAGGAGAGCCATCGAGAAAATGCTTGAGATGAGCTGA
- a CDS encoding TIGR00529 family membrane protein, translating to MELLYLIASFAVVIALIWLKINIGVSIFVGSIVLAFLFGMSPEDAAVTLYRSATSWETIRLVLIIAFIMGMTSVFSQIGYLKDMETAASNLFPKAKYSLAMLPALIGLMPMPAGALVSAPMIEPVAGKFEMKAEDKTLVNYWFRHIWEHSWPMYQAIVIASALVGISIREMSTKMFPLTVLMALIGYVLLIRPLPDAGSGKGNVKTGLILLLKSTYPILVIILVSIVLGIDMVYGAFLGFLSALIPNLKRVSLKGVIAHALQLRIVFLLVAVMYFKYVLQTTGAVETLPKAMISMNLPVVLVLMVTPFIVGLMTGISFAYVGMTFPLLLPFFTGFDHIALAYLSGYMGMLFSPVHLCFVFSAEYYGAELRRTYLRLLSPALLLFAGGVAYIALFL from the coding sequence AACATCGGTGTCTCAATATTTGTCGGCTCCATAGTGCTGGCCTTCCTGTTTGGAATGAGTCCTGAGGATGCCGCTGTGACCCTTTACCGCTCCGCCACCTCGTGGGAGACGATAAGGCTGGTGCTCATAATAGCCTTTATCATGGGCATGACCTCAGTCTTCTCCCAGATAGGCTACCTGAAGGACATGGAAACTGCCGCGAGCAACCTCTTTCCCAAGGCCAAGTACTCTTTGGCCATGCTTCCCGCCCTCATCGGACTTATGCCGATGCCAGCTGGCGCACTGGTCTCGGCCCCCATGATAGAGCCGGTCGCCGGGAAGTTCGAGATGAAAGCTGAAGACAAAACCCTCGTCAACTACTGGTTCAGGCACATATGGGAGCACTCGTGGCCGATGTATCAGGCCATAGTCATCGCCTCGGCTCTCGTTGGAATCTCGATACGGGAGATGAGCACCAAGATGTTTCCCCTGACGGTTCTTATGGCACTCATCGGTTACGTCCTCCTTATCCGCCCGCTTCCCGATGCCGGTTCCGGAAAAGGAAACGTCAAAACCGGCCTCATACTTCTCCTGAAGAGCACGTACCCTATACTGGTTATCATACTCGTTTCAATCGTTCTGGGCATCGACATGGTCTACGGTGCTTTTCTTGGCTTCCTCTCGGCTCTCATTCCTAACCTGAAGAGGGTGAGCCTGAAAGGGGTCATTGCTCATGCTCTCCAGCTCAGGATAGTCTTTCTCCTCGTTGCGGTGATGTATTTCAAATACGTGCTCCAAACTACTGGAGCCGTTGAGACGCTCCCAAAAGCAATGATATCGATGAACCTGCCGGTGGTTCTCGTCCTCATGGTGACGCCCTTCATCGTCGGCCTTATGACGGGCATAAGCTTCGCCTACGTGGGGATGACCTTTCCCCTGCTCCTGCCCTTCTTCACGGGCTTTGACCACATAGCCCTCGCTTACCTGAGCGGCTACATGGGGATGCTCTTCAGTCCCGTGCACCTCTGCTTTGTGTTCTCCGCCGAATACTACGGGGCCGAGCTCCGGAGGACCTACCTGCGGCTCCTTTCTCCGGCGCTGCTCCTCTTCGCCGGGGGCGTTGCCTATATTGCCCTCTTTCTCTGA